Genomic window (Sphingomonas japonica):
ACCGCGACGGCCGCGAGATCCACGAACTCGAAGGGCGCCCCGCCTGCCTCATCAAGTTCCTCCCCGGCGTGTCGCTGTCGCACCCCAGCCCGGCACAAGCGCTGGCCGCGGGCGAGGCGATGGGGCGGATGCACCGCGCCGTCGCCGACTTTCCCGCAACGCGCGCCAATTCGATGGGCCAGCCGAGCTGGGCAGCGCTGCATGCACGATGCGGACGCAGCCTCGATGACATCGCGCCGGGGCTGCACGACGATCTCGATCTCGCGCTTGCCGGCCTTTCCGCGACCTGGCCTGCATCGCTCGACACCTGCGCGATCCACGCCGACCTGTTTCCCGACAATGTGCTGATGCGCGGCGACGCGGTCAGCGGGCTGATCGACTTCTACTTCGCCTGTACCGACATCCGCCTCTACGATCTGGCGGTGATGCACGCCGCCTGGTCGTTCGACGCGACCGGGCGCGACCACGATGCCGCGGTCGGCGAGGCGCTGATCGCGGGCTATTCGCGGCACTTCGCAATGAGCGACGCAGAGCGCGCGGCGTTTGCCACGCTGGCGGTCGGAGCGTGCGTCCGGTTCACGCTGTCGCGGGCATGGGACTGGCTCAACACCCCTGCCGACGC
Coding sequences:
- the thrB gene encoding homoserine kinase, encoding MAVYTHVSAEALGGFLARFDVGELVSAKGIAEGVENSNYLVDTTRGRYILTLYEKRVSADDLPFFMALLDHLDGKGLAVPPAIPDRDGREIHELEGRPACLIKFLPGVSLSHPSPAQALAAGEAMGRMHRAVADFPATRANSMGQPSWAALHARCGRSLDDIAPGLHDDLDLALAGLSATWPASLDTCAIHADLFPDNVLMRGDAVSGLIDFYFACTDIRLYDLAVMHAAWSFDATGRDHDAAVGEALIAGYSRHFAMSDAERAAFATLAVGACVRFTLSRAWDWLNTPADALVTRKDPLAFWRRAAVYDPALVQRCATLR